A portion of the Candidatus Pristimantibacillus lignocellulolyticus genome contains these proteins:
- a CDS encoding FAD-dependent oxidoreductase: MKVIVIGCTHAGTAAVTQMATLYPQAEITVYEKNDNISFLSCGIALNVGGIVKDAESLFYSSPEQLKELGVQTNMLHEVLAIDTQAKTVKVRDILKDEIKIDNYDKLVVTTGSWPIIPKLGGMDLDNIMLCKNYAHAKAIIERAKQAQRIVVVGAGYIGIELVEAFEQLGKQVTVIDNTPRVLFKYLDSQYTEIVEEEMKQRNIELALNQTVTGFQGNNGKVNRVITTGGEYEADLVIMCIGFRPNTELLAGQVDQLSNGAIIVDDYMRTSCPNVFAAGDSCAIRYNPTNQHAYIPLATNAVRMGTLVARNLIESMVRYMGTQGTSGIKIFDLNIASTGMTEQAAIDAGMIVKSITINDHYRPEFMPTYEKALLKVVYQEASGRIVGAQVLSKADLTQSINTLSVCIQNHMTMDELAFVDFFFQPHYNKPWNLLNQAGLQAYNPQHRDSEATMA; encoded by the coding sequence ATGAAAGTAATCGTAATTGGTTGTACACATGCCGGAACAGCTGCTGTTACTCAAATGGCTACACTGTATCCTCAAGCTGAAATCACTGTATATGAGAAAAACGATAATATTTCGTTTCTATCTTGCGGTATTGCACTAAATGTTGGAGGTATTGTGAAGGACGCAGAGTCGCTCTTCTACTCATCTCCGGAACAGTTGAAAGAGCTGGGTGTTCAGACGAACATGCTTCATGAAGTGCTTGCAATAGACACACAGGCAAAGACAGTTAAAGTGCGCGATATTTTGAAGGATGAAATTAAGATTGACAACTATGACAAGTTGGTAGTTACAACTGGGTCTTGGCCGATTATTCCTAAACTAGGCGGCATGGATCTGGACAACATTATGCTTTGCAAAAACTATGCACATGCTAAGGCCATTATTGAACGGGCAAAGCAGGCACAGCGAATAGTCGTAGTAGGAGCAGGCTATATTGGGATCGAACTAGTTGAGGCATTCGAGCAACTTGGTAAGCAGGTGACGGTTATCGATAATACGCCGCGTGTCTTGTTCAAGTATCTGGACAGTCAGTACACAGAGATCGTTGAGGAAGAGATGAAACAACGCAATATAGAGCTTGCGCTTAACCAGACCGTAACAGGTTTTCAAGGCAATAACGGCAAAGTGAACCGCGTAATCACGACAGGTGGTGAATATGAAGCTGATCTTGTTATTATGTGCATTGGCTTCCGTCCTAATACAGAACTGCTCGCAGGTCAGGTTGACCAATTGAGCAACGGTGCAATCATCGTCGATGATTATATGCGCACCAGCTGTCCGAACGTGTTCGCTGCAGGAGATAGTTGTGCAATCCGGTATAACCCAACCAATCAGCATGCTTATATTCCTCTGGCAACGAATGCAGTTCGGATGGGGACACTTGTCGCACGAAATCTGATCGAGTCGATGGTGAGATATATGGGAACCCAAGGGACTTCAGGTATTAAAATATTTGACCTGAACATTGCTTCTACCGGTATGACCGAGCAGGCGGCTATTGATGCGGGTATGATTGTGAAATCAATCACAATCAATGATCATTACAGACCAGAGTTTATGCCTACCTATGAGAAGGCGCTACTGAAGGTCGTGTACCAAGAGGCAAGTGGTCGTATCGTAGGAGCTCAAGTGCTGTCAAAAGCAGACCTAACGCAATCAATTAATACTCTATCGGTCTGCATCCAAAATCATATGACGATGGATGAGCTTGCTTTTGTAGACTTTTTCTTCCAGCCGCACTACAACAAGCCATGGAATCTGTTAAACCAAGCAGGATTGCAAGCATATAACCCGCAACATCGTGATTCAGAGGCAACAATGGCTTGA
- a CDS encoding PPC domain-containing protein codes for MKRNFLKTSISVLAIVGLLQTAPLALANGGNDTVSQATSLNVNQTYSGYLSDYNDVEYYGFSLSAAGKLDIMISNVSNKSWSYQLYDSNGKAFDWYGYTDYSELATGNSMSSIGLPAGDYYLKVSRYTGNVENTPYTIQLGFTAGSTFEQEYNNTLSTASPIALNENYQSHLQYNDDIDFYKFTLSKNGKLSIILPNVSSKSWMYRLFDSQGNEYPWYGYTDYNELAKGNSITSIGLPAGDYFLRVSRYTGAVVGVPYTLQLKYVIGDTFEREKNDTLSTATPVAVNKTYDTGLQYNDDIDFYKFNLPKSGKLSIIMPNVSGKSWMYRLYDSNGKEFPWYNYTSYDELAKGNSVTNIGLPAGDYYVRVSRYTGDVSNVPYTMQFKFTAGETYEKENNDTLSAATPISINKLYEAELITRDDTDYYRFTLSSSAIVNLGTIKNNKDTYLYSYVTDNNGNSYDIGSGKVKLSAGTYYVRMSGGATGYKLKINAATLTVGAKQVTVANKKGKTNDSLTVTSLKKGDIVKVYNSQGKLLTQSTASGTKITLKLTQLSASGGSLSVSVTSVGLQESGKLTVKYGKE; via the coding sequence TTGAAAAGGAATTTTTTAAAAACATCAATTTCCGTGCTAGCCATTGTCGGTCTGCTACAGACTGCCCCCCTTGCACTCGCTAATGGAGGCAACGATACAGTAAGTCAAGCTACGAGTTTGAATGTTAACCAAACCTACTCCGGCTACTTGTCGGATTACAATGACGTGGAGTACTATGGATTCTCCCTCTCTGCTGCTGGTAAGTTAGACATTATGATATCAAACGTCAGCAACAAGAGTTGGAGTTATCAGCTATACGACAGCAACGGCAAGGCATTTGACTGGTACGGCTACACCGATTACAGCGAACTTGCAACTGGTAACAGCATGTCCAGTATCGGGCTCCCAGCAGGCGATTATTATTTGAAAGTCAGCCGTTATACAGGTAATGTAGAAAATACCCCATATACAATTCAGTTAGGTTTTACGGCAGGCAGCACTTTTGAACAAGAATATAACAACACGTTGTCTACCGCTAGCCCCATTGCGCTGAACGAAAACTATCAATCGCATTTACAATACAATGACGATATCGACTTCTATAAATTCACCCTGTCGAAAAACGGAAAGCTTTCTATCATTCTTCCGAATGTTAGTAGCAAGAGTTGGATGTATCGCCTGTTTGACAGTCAAGGCAACGAATATCCTTGGTATGGTTACACGGATTACAACGAACTCGCGAAAGGTAACTCCATTACAAGTATCGGTCTTCCAGCAGGTGACTACTTCCTTCGTGTGAGCCGTTATACAGGCGCTGTCGTTGGAGTGCCTTATACACTTCAGTTAAAATATGTAATTGGCGATACATTTGAACGAGAGAAGAACGATACGCTGTCGACTGCCACTCCTGTGGCGGTGAACAAGACCTATGATACTGGTCTTCAATATAATGACGACATCGACTTCTATAAATTCAATCTGCCGAAAAGCGGTAAACTATCCATCATCATGCCGAATGTAAGCGGAAAGAGTTGGATGTACCGCTTGTACGACAGCAATGGTAAGGAATTTCCATGGTATAACTATACGTCCTATGATGAACTTGCGAAGGGCAACTCCGTTACGAACATTGGCCTTCCTGCAGGAGACTATTACGTCCGCGTCAGCCGATATACGGGGGATGTCAGCAACGTGCCATACACTATGCAATTTAAATTCACCGCGGGCGAAACATATGAAAAAGAGAACAACGACACGCTGTCTGCAGCAACACCGATCTCTATAAACAAGCTATACGAAGCAGAACTTATTACGCGTGATGATACTGACTATTATCGTTTTACACTTTCTTCAAGTGCCATCGTAAACCTCGGTACCATCAAGAATAACAAAGACACGTATTTATACAGCTACGTTACTGACAACAACGGTAATAGCTATGACATTGGTAGCGGTAAAGTGAAGCTCTCAGCGGGTACATACTACGTGCGGATGAGCGGCGGCGCGACCGGCTACAAGTTGAAGATCAATGCAGCGACACTTACGGTCGGGGCAAAGCAGGTAACGGTAGCGAATAAGAAAGGCAAAACAAACGACTCGCTCACTGTGACGAGCCTGAAGAAGGGCGACATCGTAAAAGTCTATAATAGCCAAGGCAAGCTGCTCACACAGTCAACTGCATCAGGCACGAAGATCACCTTGAAACTGACGCAACTTAGTGCAAGCGGAGGATCACTGTCAGTGTCGGTCACGAGTGTCGGTCTGCAAGAAAGTGGTAAGCTTACTGTGAAATACGGTAAGGAGTAG
- a CDS encoding ATP-binding cassette domain-containing protein — MKPLVEVKDLQKHFVKTTDFWGKPKEVLKAVNGVSFQIYKGETFGLVGESGSGKSTVGRCMLRLYDYTDGSIIYNGQDISNLNDQKLKPFRKNIQSIFQDPYSSLNPGLNVYELISEPMDIHGMVKGNERKEQIIALLERVGLKAEHLYRYPHEFSGGQRQRISIARALATKPEFIICDEPISALDVSVQAQVVNMLEDLQEEFGLTYLFIAHDLSMVRHISDRIGVMYGGRIVEIASSDELYENPLHPYTQALLSAIPIPDPSATRERIRWSPDPEEWSGGEHNLVEVSPGHFVAVHS; from the coding sequence GTGAAACCATTAGTAGAAGTTAAAGATTTGCAGAAACATTTTGTGAAAACAACAGATTTTTGGGGTAAGCCGAAAGAAGTATTGAAAGCAGTGAACGGAGTTAGCTTTCAAATTTACAAAGGTGAAACCTTTGGATTAGTTGGGGAGTCAGGTAGTGGAAAATCTACTGTAGGGCGCTGTATGTTACGCCTATATGACTATACAGATGGATCTATCATATATAATGGACAAGATATTTCTAATCTTAACGATCAGAAACTGAAACCATTTCGTAAAAATATTCAATCAATTTTCCAAGACCCTTATTCTTCATTGAATCCAGGTCTGAACGTATATGAGTTAATTAGTGAGCCTATGGATATACATGGGATGGTTAAAGGTAATGAAAGAAAAGAACAAATAATAGCACTTCTTGAACGAGTAGGTTTAAAGGCTGAACACTTGTATCGTTATCCACATGAATTTAGCGGTGGTCAACGACAACGTATTTCAATAGCAAGAGCTTTGGCGACGAAACCAGAATTCATTATTTGCGATGAACCGATCTCTGCACTAGATGTATCTGTGCAGGCACAGGTCGTTAATATGTTGGAAGACTTACAAGAAGAATTCGGCTTGACATACCTTTTTATTGCACATGACTTATCAATGGTTCGTCATATTTCTGATCGTATTGGTGTTATGTATGGTGGTAGAATCGTTGAAATTGCTAGTAGTGATGAGCTATATGAAAATCCACTACATCCATATACACAAGCATTGCTATCCGCAATTCCAATTCCAGATCCAAGTGCTACTCGTGAGCGGATTCGTTGGAGTCCTGATCCGGAGGAGTGGAGTGGGGGGGAGCATAATCTAGTAGAAGTATCTCCAGGCCACTTCGTAGCTGTTCACTCGTGA
- a CDS encoding ABC transporter ATP-binding protein — protein sequence MTDSKRLLTVEGLEVSFFTNHGENQAVRNVSFYLDEGETLGIVGESGSGKSVTAKSILSLIQPPGKIKSGDIRYKDQSLLLLSEKEWKHIRGNQIAMVFQDPMTSLNPVKTIGYQLSEVIQRHRKLSKQEARKESANMLKKVGISDPERRLNQYPHEFSGGMRQRVMIAMALSCQPELLIADEPTTALDVTIQAQILDLIDDIKAETNTSVILITHDLGVVAQVCTRVLVMYGGMVMEEAKVEDLYRHPAHPYTQGLLQSVPARAGASSERLIPIEGTPPSLIDPPSGCPFRERCIHAFERCVERPPLFEVGDQHRSACWLSDPSNKDQ from the coding sequence ATGACAGATTCCAAGAGACTGCTAACAGTAGAAGGGTTAGAAGTATCCTTCTTCACGAATCATGGTGAGAATCAAGCAGTACGTAACGTAAGTTTTTATCTCGATGAAGGCGAAACGTTGGGCATTGTTGGTGAGTCAGGTAGTGGTAAAAGTGTAACTGCCAAATCCATTCTCTCCTTAATACAGCCTCCCGGTAAAATTAAGTCTGGAGACATTCGTTACAAGGATCAATCGTTACTTCTACTGTCTGAGAAGGAATGGAAACATATTCGTGGTAATCAAATCGCGATGGTATTTCAAGATCCGATGACATCATTGAATCCTGTCAAAACGATCGGGTATCAATTGTCTGAAGTCATTCAAAGACATCGTAAATTATCTAAGCAAGAGGCAAGAAAAGAAAGTGCTAATATGCTTAAAAAAGTAGGTATATCGGATCCTGAGCGCAGACTTAACCAATATCCACATGAATTTAGTGGAGGAATGAGACAGCGCGTTATGATCGCGATGGCATTGTCTTGTCAACCTGAATTATTAATAGCAGATGAACCAACAACTGCGCTTGATGTTACAATTCAAGCACAAATTCTTGACCTTATTGATGATATTAAAGCAGAAACAAATACTTCAGTCATCCTAATTACACATGATCTTGGCGTAGTGGCGCAAGTTTGTACACGAGTACTTGTTATGTATGGTGGGATGGTAATGGAAGAGGCGAAAGTAGAAGATTTATATCGCCATCCAGCACATCCCTATACGCAAGGTTTATTACAATCTGTACCAGCTAGAGCAGGGGCTTCAAGTGAACGTCTTATACCAATTGAAGGCACACCACCGTCTTTAATTGATCCGCCTTCAGGCTGTCCCTTCCGTGAGCGTTGTATACATGCATTCGAACGTTGCGTAGAGCGACCGCCATTGTTTGAAGTAGGGGACCAACATCGCTCTGCTTGTTGGTTATCAGATCCATCTAACAAGGATCAATAA